The following are from one region of the Candidatus Obscuribacterales bacterium genome:
- a CDS encoding peptidoglycan recognition protein family protein, with the protein MSITMVVLACLYVSTDSADARVQSKSSRSKTKHTVTMYSGKKKRTVAVAGSRSRTRSRGKQGRKRHVIATPKVRYAYPITMFLWSAPHFDHTPVDDALKQKIRYAFLAGTAEKFPARSLVRAELVEHYPLRGGIFYRREAVKYVVIHSTETGIPMGGKRVIDSWSSVGRRHAGAQYVVDRDGMIYQAVDPDLATVHVNIFKTLPGINNDNSIGIEMVHTGAQTYTPEQKASVIRLVSYLQDRYKVTDENVITHRYAQQGDHTDPVAFDWDRFLRDKAGFRRQAVVAKMNEMVDEAGKWWNQNVPGAPIYQHLEKMLPIPTSSQKPTQPSNAPIPGPLLPPVSASTLRGPIEVDPDILNMEGDVIQQCATGMEADGGGLVKEVKPANSNAVQNNSVPNNTQQAPTPGHPLFGIP; encoded by the coding sequence ATGTCGATAACAATGGTTGTGCTCGCCTGCCTTTACGTGTCAACTGATTCTGCTGATGCTCGCGTGCAGAGTAAGTCCAGCCGTTCAAAAACCAAACATACCGTCACCATGTACAGCGGCAAGAAAAAACGCACAGTTGCAGTTGCCGGCAGTCGCAGCAGAACAAGAAGCAGAGGCAAACAGGGTCGCAAGCGGCATGTAATTGCCACTCCTAAAGTGCGCTACGCATACCCGATAACCATGTTTCTCTGGAGCGCACCGCATTTTGATCACACACCTGTCGATGATGCACTCAAGCAAAAGATTCGTTATGCATTTCTAGCCGGTACCGCAGAGAAGTTTCCAGCTCGCAGTTTAGTCAGAGCCGAGTTGGTCGAACACTATCCTCTGCGCGGCGGAATTTTCTATAGACGCGAAGCTGTTAAATATGTAGTTATACATTCAACCGAAACCGGAATTCCAATGGGCGGAAAGCGCGTCATTGATAGCTGGAGTTCTGTCGGACGCCGACACGCCGGAGCGCAATATGTCGTCGATCGTGATGGCATGATATACCAAGCAGTTGATCCGGATTTAGCAACAGTACACGTCAACATATTTAAGACTTTACCGGGAATAAACAACGACAACAGCATCGGGATTGAAATGGTGCACACCGGAGCACAGACTTACACACCGGAGCAGAAAGCATCTGTCATTCGTTTGGTTTCGTACTTACAAGATCGCTACAAAGTCACAGACGAAAACGTCATTACTCACCGTTACGCTCAGCAAGGCGACCATACAGACCCAGTGGCATTTGATTGGGATCGCTTCTTACGCGACAAAGCCGGTTTTAGAAGACAGGCAGTTGTAGCTAAGATGAATGAAATGGTAGACGAAGCCGGTAAGTGGTGGAACCAGAACGTGCCGGGAGCACCCATTTATCAACACCTCGAAAAAATGCTACCCATTCCAACCAGCAGCCAGAAACCAACGCAACCTTCTAACGCACCTATTCCAGGCCCGTTATTGCCACCAGTTTCGGCGTCCACACTGCGCGGACCGATTGAGGTTGATCCCGATATTCTTAACATGGAAGGCGACGTCATCCAGCAATGCGCAACGGGCATGGAAGCTGATGGCGGCGGTTTAGTCAAAGAAGTGAAACCAGCAAATAGCAACGCTGTGCAGAATAATTCTGTCCCCAACAACACGCAACAAGCGCCGACGCCGGGGCATCCTCTATTCGGCATACCCTAA
- the thpR gene encoding RNA 2',3'-cyclic phosphodiesterase: MSPENKTRRLFVGTYLSPAQQEVLGYLSERKAELEKQWHCRARIVKPIKLHLTWLFLGDVEGKLDEITAKLQSTVSKFSKLSINFDQVEFWPSAKRPRMVVMTPSVIPDRVMEIAAEIQTQLKPYVSKPGHREYRPHITLARLERESVKANAVELPDWLVSKCVPLTQQIEKIELIESELGCGGDEYASLLSFELGYAE; this comes from the coding sequence ATGAGTCCTGAGAACAAGACAAGGCGTCTGTTTGTCGGGACTTATTTAAGTCCTGCTCAGCAAGAAGTTTTAGGATATCTTTCAGAACGCAAGGCTGAACTAGAGAAGCAATGGCATTGTCGTGCACGTATCGTAAAACCAATTAAGTTGCATTTGACTTGGCTGTTTCTCGGCGATGTTGAAGGCAAACTGGACGAGATCACGGCTAAGCTTCAATCAACGGTGTCGAAGTTCAGCAAGCTTTCAATAAACTTTGATCAGGTAGAATTTTGGCCCTCTGCTAAGCGCCCGCGCATGGTTGTGATGACACCGAGTGTAATTCCCGATCGAGTAATGGAAATTGCCGCTGAGATTCAAACACAATTAAAGCCCTATGTGAGCAAACCTGGACATCGTGAGTATCGTCCCCACATAACTCTTGCTAGGCTGGAGCGTGAGTCGGTAAAAGCTAATGCAGTCGAATTGCCCGATTGGCTTGTTTCAAAATGCGTTCCTTTGACACAGCAAATTGAAAAGATAGAATTGATTGAAAGTGAACTTGGATGCGGAGGCGACGAATACGCATCGCTTCTGAGTTTCGAGTTAGGGTATGCCGAATAG
- a CDS encoding enoyl-CoA hydratase/isomerase family protein, with protein MTQGKSVTQVRQQVTLTKKKSGVAILLLDCPGRSNVLNASVLEELEAAVDHAAADDDIKAVVFMSGKADTFLSGADLGEVRRFADAAAAMKLCRMGQAMLNKSRNLQKPLVAAINGACLGGGVELILSSHKRIATNDQITVFAMPEVRLGLIPGLGGTQRLSRLLGPKTALEVILGSEPFDSSRALEIGLIDEIVASDELMARGEELALELAGGGLNALKPLVAKTEELPADYNADKVKTLFAITERSLRITTKGHYPAPPKAVEVMKDGLAQGMAAGLEMEAKAFAELCTSETTHNLMSIMLAAEFYKASALSQSKKSALPPIATVGVVGSGTMGTAIAELAYAHGYDVSLKGRDQSRVDESVEKIKASQARKRERATNTSAHEGKLRGTVNSQDLALCDLIIEASLEDVEVKKAVFQDVLKVVSDKCVLATNTSALSVASTIPPAADASRFIGLHFFQPVDRMQLVEVVSHPQANKDAVSAASTFVAGLGKIPLSVKDTPGFLANRILGTYLEEVARFTQENVPLNWIDEAALAFGMPIAPFELLDEIGWYLVIAIADALHAGLGERMTPPPKMYDSVKAGLRSKRDGIGIFVWDESGRKKGYNPDLERNFKVVISPDKVSPEKCLELQERLILPMIDEAARCLEEKIVLRAREVDVATVFGLGFPPFRGGLLRYADKVGLPYVRDRLQEIYASTFGKRSVSQYIHKLVAEDRGFYGRVGADES; from the coding sequence ATGACGCAAGGTAAATCAGTGACGCAAGTTAGGCAGCAAGTAACCCTGACTAAGAAAAAATCCGGCGTGGCAATTCTTTTGTTGGATTGTCCTGGACGTTCAAATGTTTTGAACGCATCTGTGCTGGAAGAGTTGGAAGCTGCCGTTGATCATGCTGCCGCTGATGATGATATAAAAGCGGTTGTCTTTATGTCCGGCAAAGCCGATACATTTTTGTCGGGTGCCGATCTTGGCGAAGTGCGCCGGTTTGCAGATGCTGCAGCAGCAATGAAGCTTTGCCGTATGGGTCAAGCCATGTTGAACAAGTCCAGGAATTTGCAAAAACCACTGGTTGCTGCGATCAATGGTGCTTGCTTGGGTGGCGGCGTTGAGCTTATCTTGAGCTCCCACAAACGCATAGCAACCAATGATCAAATCACAGTATTTGCCATGCCCGAAGTGCGTCTTGGCCTTATCCCAGGCTTGGGTGGTACGCAGCGTTTGTCTCGGTTGCTTGGACCAAAAACAGCTTTAGAAGTCATTCTCGGCAGTGAGCCATTTGATTCCAGTCGTGCGTTGGAAATTGGCTTGATTGACGAAATTGTTGCTAGTGATGAGCTTATGGCTCGCGGTGAAGAGTTGGCTCTTGAGTTGGCCGGTGGCGGACTAAATGCATTGAAGCCGTTAGTTGCCAAAACAGAAGAATTGCCGGCTGATTATAATGCCGACAAAGTAAAAACCTTATTTGCTATAACCGAACGCTCATTGCGTATTACTACAAAAGGGCATTATCCAGCACCTCCAAAAGCTGTCGAGGTAATGAAGGACGGCTTAGCGCAAGGGATGGCGGCTGGGCTGGAGATGGAAGCAAAAGCATTTGCCGAGTTATGTACCAGTGAGACTACGCATAATTTGATGTCCATTATGCTTGCAGCAGAATTTTATAAAGCAAGCGCTTTGTCCCAATCGAAGAAGTCTGCGCTTCCTCCTATCGCCACTGTTGGTGTAGTCGGCAGCGGTACTATGGGCACGGCAATTGCAGAATTGGCTTATGCACATGGCTATGATGTTAGCCTTAAAGGCCGCGATCAAAGTCGTGTTGATGAATCTGTCGAGAAAATCAAAGCGTCACAAGCACGAAAAAGAGAGCGTGCGACAAATACAAGCGCGCATGAAGGCAAATTGCGCGGCACGGTCAATTCGCAGGACTTGGCCCTTTGTGACCTGATCATAGAAGCCAGTCTTGAAGATGTTGAAGTAAAGAAAGCTGTTTTCCAAGACGTTCTGAAAGTTGTCTCGGACAAGTGTGTATTAGCTACCAATACATCGGCACTGTCGGTTGCTTCGACAATACCCCCAGCAGCTGATGCCAGCAGATTTATAGGCTTGCACTTCTTCCAGCCTGTCGATCGCATGCAGCTGGTTGAAGTCGTCTCACACCCGCAAGCAAATAAAGATGCTGTCAGTGCGGCCTCAACATTTGTCGCTGGTTTGGGCAAGATACCGCTTTCCGTAAAAGACACACCAGGATTTCTAGCAAATAGAATTCTTGGAACATACCTTGAAGAAGTGGCTCGCTTTACGCAGGAAAATGTTCCGCTCAATTGGATCGATGAAGCAGCATTGGCATTTGGAATGCCAATTGCACCGTTTGAATTGTTGGATGAAATTGGTTGGTATTTAGTAATTGCTATTGCTGATGCACTTCATGCCGGACTGGGTGAGCGCATGACTCCACCTCCGAAAATGTATGATTCAGTGAAGGCTGGTTTGCGCAGCAAGCGCGATGGAATCGGCATATTTGTCTGGGATGAATCAGGCAGGAAGAAAGGCTACAACCCTGATCTTGAGCGCAATTTCAAAGTTGTAATATCGCCCGATAAAGTTTCTCCGGAAAAATGCTTGGAACTTCAAGAGCGTCTAATTCTGCCGATGATCGATGAAGCAGCGCGTTGCCTGGAAGAAAAAATTGTTTTGCGCGCTCGCGAGGTTGATGTGGCAACCGTCTTTGGTTTGGGCTTCCCCCCATTTAGAGGTGGGCTATTGCGTTATGCCGACAAAGTTGGTTTGCCGTATGTAAGAGATCGATTGCAAGAAATCTACGCCAGTACATTTGGCAAACGCTCTGTCAGCCAGTACATTCATAAGCTTGTCGCTGAAGATCGCGGCTTCTACGGCCGCGTCGGTGCCGATGAGTCCTGA
- a CDS encoding NAD+ synthase, producing the protein MKIALAQINPTVGDISGNVEKIISFGHQAKLKGADLVIFPELAITGYPPKDLLLKSNFIKSNLEGLKRIAEELADIAVLVGFVDPNPGNGRPVHNACAFIKEGRVKCVQHKSLLPTYDVFDEDRYFEPASKYCTCEIEGKKMAMSICEDIWNYRELFPKPRYLIDPIEKVCQEKPELLVNISASPFTAGKEHIRHELVRAQAMRWGIPVVYVNQVGGNDELIFDGRSIVVNADGDLIARAAAFEEDLLLVDIGAGKSEIKDSPEDKTVNIYKALVLGTADYMRKCGFKKAVIGLSGGIDSAVTAAIAAAAIGPQNILGVAMPSPYSSEHSVSDARDLAMNLGIEFQTIPIAEPMTAFDKIMQPTFAQTKKDVTEENIQARIRGMILMSISNKFGYLVLTTGNKSELAVGYCTLYGDMCGGLAVISDLPKMMVYDVARYINEAANKEIIPLSTIEKPPSAELRPGQLDQDSLPPYVVLDGIINAYVEQKRSIEEIVKLGYKEEVVLDVVNRINGNEYKRNQAAPGLKVTAQSFGSGWRMPIAQRFREVCMLPADPQK; encoded by the coding sequence ATGAAGATAGCCCTAGCCCAAATTAACCCCACCGTCGGTGACATCAGCGGCAACGTTGAAAAGATCATCTCCTTTGGGCACCAGGCAAAACTTAAGGGTGCCGACTTGGTCATTTTTCCTGAGTTGGCAATTACCGGCTATCCGCCGAAAGACCTCCTTTTAAAATCCAACTTTATTAAGTCCAATCTGGAAGGGCTCAAACGTATTGCTGAGGAATTGGCCGACATCGCCGTTCTTGTTGGATTTGTTGATCCCAATCCCGGTAACGGGCGTCCTGTTCATAATGCTTGTGCTTTTATCAAAGAAGGCAGAGTCAAGTGCGTGCAACACAAGTCTTTGCTTCCTACATATGATGTTTTTGACGAAGACAGATATTTCGAGCCGGCATCTAAATATTGCACGTGTGAAATTGAAGGCAAAAAAATGGCCATGTCCATTTGCGAAGACATCTGGAACTACCGCGAGCTGTTTCCCAAACCACGTTACTTAATAGATCCAATTGAAAAGGTCTGTCAGGAAAAACCGGAATTGTTGGTCAACATTTCCGCTTCGCCGTTTACGGCCGGCAAAGAACACATCCGTCACGAATTGGTGCGCGCGCAAGCTATGCGCTGGGGAATTCCTGTTGTTTATGTCAATCAAGTCGGCGGCAATGATGAACTCATTTTTGATGGTCGTTCGATTGTTGTTAATGCCGATGGTGATTTGATCGCGCGCGCGGCTGCTTTTGAAGAAGACTTATTGCTGGTCGATATTGGCGCGGGCAAAAGTGAAATAAAAGATTCTCCGGAAGATAAGACGGTCAATATTTACAAAGCGCTTGTTCTGGGGACTGCTGATTACATGCGCAAGTGCGGATTTAAAAAAGCCGTTATTGGCTTGTCCGGCGGCATTGATTCGGCGGTAACGGCAGCAATTGCTGCTGCTGCAATCGGACCGCAGAATATTCTTGGCGTTGCTATGCCGTCTCCGTATTCCTCCGAGCATAGCGTAAGTGATGCACGTGATCTGGCGATGAATCTGGGAATTGAATTTCAAACTATCCCAATTGCTGAGCCAATGACTGCGTTCGACAAAATCATGCAGCCAACCTTTGCGCAGACGAAAAAGGATGTGACGGAAGAAAATATTCAAGCACGAATTAGGGGCATGATTCTCATGTCTATCTCGAATAAATTTGGTTATCTAGTTTTAACAACAGGCAATAAGTCAGAACTTGCTGTTGGTTATTGCACTTTGTATGGCGATATGTGCGGTGGCTTGGCGGTCATTTCCGATTTGCCGAAAATGATGGTTTATGATGTCGCGCGCTACATAAATGAAGCAGCCAATAAGGAAATCATTCCTCTGTCCACCATCGAGAAGCCGCCTTCTGCCGAATTGCGGCCCGGACAATTGGACCAGGATTCCTTGCCACCATATGTGGTGTTAGATGGCATTATCAACGCCTATGTTGAACAGAAGCGCAGCATCGAGGAAATAGTCAAATTGGGCTACAAAGAAGAAGTAGTTCTCGATGTTGTCAATCGAATAAACGGCAATGAGTACAAGCGTAACCAAGCAGCGCCTGGCTTAAAGGTTACAGCACAGTCATTTGGCTCCGGTTGGCGCATGCCCATTGCCCAAAGATTTCGTGAAGTTTGTATGTTGCCCGCTGATCCTCAGAAGTGA
- the raiA gene encoding ribosome-associated translation inhibitor RaiA yields the protein MEVTVTGRNIELTNALKDYLKDKLGRAQKHFDHPLDVTALLSVAKNPSIPDNQTAEITIKVNGSIIRGQESTENMYASIDLVADKIERQLRKFKTRYYHKGNKIRDTEIHEENDVSGLPDNDEVVKKEIAFEEIKPRIVRSKKFPLKPMSPEEACSQMDLLGHDFFMFINSDTGHVNTVYHRRDKNYGLIEPKA from the coding sequence ATGGAAGTCACGGTCACCGGAAGAAATATCGAACTAACAAATGCACTAAAGGACTATTTAAAGGACAAACTGGGCAGAGCTCAGAAGCACTTTGATCACCCGCTGGATGTAACAGCACTTTTAAGTGTGGCAAAAAATCCATCCATCCCGGATAACCAAACAGCTGAAATCACAATCAAAGTAAACGGTTCAATAATTAGAGGACAAGAGTCCACCGAAAATATGTACGCCTCAATTGACCTTGTCGCCGACAAGATTGAGCGTCAATTGCGTAAGTTCAAGACCCGCTACTACCATAAAGGCAACAAGATTCGCGATACCGAAATTCACGAAGAAAACGATGTCTCCGGCTTGCCGGACAACGACGAAGTAGTGAAAAAGGAAATTGCTTTTGAGGAGATAAAACCTCGCATTGTCCGCTCTAAGAAGTTTCCACTTAAGCCGATGTCTCCGGAAGAGGCATGCAGCCAGATGGACCTTCTGGGACACGACTTTTTTATGTTCATCAACTCCGATACCGGTCACGTAAACACGGTATATCACCGTCGTGACAAAAATTACGGGCTGATTGAACCTAAAGCGTAA
- a CDS encoding tetratricopeptide repeat protein, whose translation MHKRILLLAISASLLLAGPLSTSPMVFAASDPRLVELNNEGVRALNNNNYQLAIQKFEEALKIDKDYSKAKENLAIAYNNYGLSLMSNPKEAIKLFHKALYLSPGNSTSMNNLDGIIGYLNKNPNSAKDREALGDAARLAGDFQGAAVEFEAAARIQANPKVYSKLGDTYRVLGDSDRSVQAYQNASRSGDSADVQVKLGQAFQAKKDLPSALAAYDKALRLKPDDPDVLDALVTGWEEALRADPMSASNHIGLGQALQYRGDFDQAAAEYQQALRFDKQNALANRLLGELDSAKKRAALQKHINAGVDLQTRQLYDQALEEYKRALEMDPRNANVYVNIGTVYQAREDFEKATEAYNKAMAIDPNSVPAQQGLKAAQEQLQRKKIANDVKEALDLYKAGKYDEAINRYEALLRINPKDPVAHFNLGATYQAKKDIDQAIAEYKQAMNFDSKNDDYKKALETALELKALPIEEAAEKKHTAKDYRGAIELYNQAITIRPKNAPWWYNLAGAQYAFEDYPAAKESYKKALELDPVGQADNAYRIAIIDEHLGAGALALAAYRKYAAEHPTGQFATLAKERMKALSANIQDTVKIKGERELAMIKDAEEAYQKAVDLTKQKNFDEAQTLFQKAIQLQPKEAAYVSGLGSMYQEKGDIDEAIKYYQQAGTIDPKNSAFKTLLEHAFALKAQPLVDQAYQKFKANEFTAAIDLYRQALLIVPNNANIWTNLGAAYQASDDFFRARDAYQKAIQLDPKGEVEDVYLIAAIHEHYKQGAEALATYKKYTTEAPVGANVEPARKRIQALTANLGATEKLLTSGEKDTLKQVSESYDQALSLQQAGKYDEALPLYKKVVELAPRDAGYAYSFGTLYQAKGDLPQAVMWYEKAISLDSKNTDYKQALSAAIALKAQPFIEDAEKKHTAGDFTGAIESYKKALEATPNDAHTWSNYAGALQASDDFGGARGAYSKAVELNPKGEVESFFYLAALDEHFGQGQKALTEYQRYVTAAPHGSNVALAQARIKALSLDPTKVEKLATSKERQQLATAGTAYQDAIQLQQASKFDEAIAKYKEAIAVQPNEASYWYSMGTAYQGKGDIDGAAEAYAKASALNPKEKQYSDLVLSLKAGKAGSITDEAIAKHTAGDFAGAIELYNKALAITPNAPRTWSNLAGAYSAIDNFSQARSAYQKAVDLDAKGEADSWFYLASLDENFNQGPKAIQEYQKYLQLAPNGNSAQYARERVKALTANPTAVQRMQTSSEKAKAGEARASFDHAVQLQIDGKLDEAIAEYKKALTVDANDASVWYSMATAYQAKGDLDEAINAYTKAIQLNPKEASYRQYLTQVKQLKADPFIKSAYEKQTTGNDLDGAIADYLKAISFYEDGSSHFSLATAYQGKNDYAKALAEYKKALQMDPKQVEAYYYMGSIYEALNQPALAVGEYRKYVQVAPTGQNSADAKERIKQLASVK comes from the coding sequence ATGCACAAACGAATTCTATTGCTGGCAATTTCGGCAAGCTTACTTTTAGCTGGACCCTTATCCACAAGTCCAATGGTTTTCGCCGCCAGCGACCCACGCCTGGTCGAATTGAACAACGAGGGAGTGCGCGCCCTTAATAACAACAACTACCAGTTGGCGATTCAAAAGTTTGAAGAAGCTCTCAAGATAGACAAGGACTACAGCAAAGCCAAGGAAAACCTGGCTATTGCTTATAACAATTACGGTTTGTCTTTGATGAGCAATCCAAAAGAAGCAATTAAGCTCTTTCACAAAGCACTTTACCTGTCACCGGGAAATTCAACGTCTATGAATAACCTGGACGGTATTATCGGATATTTGAACAAAAACCCTAACTCGGCAAAAGATAGAGAAGCTCTAGGTGATGCCGCGCGCCTTGCCGGAGACTTCCAAGGTGCAGCTGTTGAATTTGAAGCTGCCGCACGCATTCAAGCAAATCCCAAAGTTTACTCCAAACTGGGCGATACCTATCGGGTACTGGGAGATTCAGATAGATCCGTGCAAGCCTATCAGAATGCTTCACGCTCGGGAGACAGCGCCGATGTACAAGTAAAACTTGGGCAAGCTTTTCAGGCTAAAAAAGACTTACCTAGTGCTCTTGCCGCTTACGACAAAGCACTGCGCTTAAAACCGGATGATCCGGATGTCTTAGATGCATTAGTCACTGGATGGGAAGAAGCACTTAGAGCGGATCCTATGTCTGCATCCAACCACATCGGCTTGGGTCAAGCTTTGCAGTACCGTGGCGATTTTGATCAGGCTGCGGCCGAATATCAGCAAGCTTTGCGTTTTGACAAACAGAATGCTCTGGCAAATCGCTTGTTGGGCGAATTGGATTCAGCCAAAAAGCGCGCAGCTCTGCAGAAACACATAAACGCCGGAGTGGACTTACAGACACGACAACTCTATGACCAGGCACTTGAAGAATACAAACGAGCCTTGGAAATGGATCCACGCAATGCCAATGTCTACGTCAACATCGGTACTGTTTATCAAGCAAGAGAAGATTTTGAGAAAGCAACGGAAGCCTATAACAAGGCTATGGCTATTGATCCCAATAGCGTGCCGGCACAACAAGGCTTAAAGGCAGCGCAGGAACAATTGCAGCGCAAGAAGATAGCCAACGATGTTAAAGAAGCACTCGACTTGTACAAAGCCGGTAAATACGATGAAGCTATCAACAGATACGAAGCGTTGCTGCGCATCAACCCAAAAGATCCTGTCGCGCACTTTAACCTTGGTGCAACGTATCAAGCAAAAAAAGACATAGATCAAGCCATTGCTGAATACAAGCAAGCAATGAATTTCGATTCCAAAAACGACGACTACAAAAAGGCTTTGGAAACCGCTCTTGAATTGAAAGCGCTGCCAATCGAAGAAGCTGCAGAGAAAAAGCACACGGCAAAAGACTACAGAGGGGCAATCGAACTATACAATCAAGCTATAACCATTCGCCCGAAAAACGCCCCGTGGTGGTACAACCTTGCCGGCGCGCAATACGCTTTTGAAGACTACCCTGCTGCCAAAGAGTCTTACAAAAAAGCTCTTGAACTAGATCCAGTCGGACAGGCAGACAACGCCTATCGTATCGCCATCATTGACGAACACTTGGGTGCCGGCGCCTTGGCTTTAGCAGCATATCGCAAATATGCCGCAGAGCATCCAACGGGTCAATTTGCCACCCTAGCGAAAGAACGCATGAAGGCTTTGTCGGCAAATATTCAAGACACGGTAAAGATCAAAGGCGAGCGCGAACTGGCTATGATCAAAGATGCCGAGGAGGCTTATCAAAAAGCTGTTGATCTAACTAAACAAAAGAATTTTGACGAAGCCCAAACACTGTTTCAAAAGGCAATTCAATTGCAACCAAAAGAAGCAGCATATGTCTCCGGCTTAGGCTCAATGTATCAAGAGAAAGGTGACATTGACGAAGCAATTAAATATTATCAACAAGCAGGCACCATTGATCCTAAAAATTCTGCGTTCAAGACTTTGTTGGAGCATGCCTTTGCTCTAAAAGCACAACCCCTGGTTGACCAGGCTTATCAGAAATTCAAAGCTAATGAATTTACAGCGGCAATTGATCTCTATCGCCAAGCGCTATTGATTGTTCCAAACAATGCAAACATCTGGACCAACTTAGGTGCTGCTTATCAAGCTTCCGATGATTTCTTTAGGGCACGCGATGCTTACCAAAAAGCTATTCAATTGGATCCAAAAGGTGAGGTGGAAGATGTCTATCTAATTGCCGCAATTCACGAGCACTATAAACAAGGGGCAGAAGCTCTCGCCACCTATAAGAAATACACAACAGAAGCTCCAGTTGGAGCTAATGTCGAACCAGCAAGAAAGCGCATACAAGCATTGACGGCAAATCTTGGCGCTACTGAAAAGCTGCTCACCTCAGGCGAGAAGGATACTCTCAAGCAGGTGAGCGAATCTTACGATCAAGCCTTGAGCCTGCAACAAGCCGGCAAATATGACGAGGCTTTACCGTTATACAAAAAGGTCGTAGAACTAGCACCACGAGACGCCGGCTATGCCTATTCTTTTGGTACGCTCTATCAAGCAAAAGGTGACTTACCGCAAGCAGTAATGTGGTACGAGAAAGCAATTAGTCTTGATTCGAAGAATACTGATTACAAACAAGCCCTCTCAGCAGCCATAGCACTAAAAGCTCAACCATTTATTGAAGACGCCGAAAAGAAACATACGGCAGGAGACTTTACCGGAGCTATCGAGTCCTACAAGAAAGCGTTGGAAGCCACTCCTAACGACGCTCACACGTGGTCCAACTACGCAGGAGCCCTGCAGGCAAGTGATGACTTCGGCGGTGCACGCGGCGCCTATTCCAAGGCAGTTGAACTTAATCCAAAAGGAGAAGTCGAAAGCTTCTTTTACTTAGCTGCTCTTGATGAACACTTCGGTCAGGGACAAAAAGCACTAACAGAATATCAAAGATACGTTACCGCTGCGCCTCACGGCAGCAACGTCGCTCTTGCTCAAGCTCGTATCAAAGCCTTGTCACTTGATCCAACCAAAGTCGAAAAACTTGCCACATCAAAAGAAAGACAGCAGCTAGCAACGGCAGGAACCGCCTACCAGGATGCGATTCAATTGCAACAAGCATCCAAGTTTGATGAAGCCATCGCCAAGTACAAAGAAGCGATTGCTGTGCAGCCAAACGAAGCTTCTTATTGGTACAGCATGGGAACAGCATATCAGGGCAAAGGCGACATAGACGGTGCAGCAGAAGCATATGCTAAAGCGTCTGCACTGAATCCAAAGGAAAAACAATATTCCGACCTAGTGTTATCACTTAAGGCCGGCAAGGCTGGTTCTATTACAGATGAAGCAATTGCAAAACATACTGCCGGTGACTTTGCCGGTGCTATTGAACTCTACAACAAAGCCTTGGCAATTACACCAAACGCCCCTCGTACCTGGAGCAACTTGGCCGGAGCATATTCAGCAATAGACAATTTCTCACAAGCACGCAGCGCCTATCAAAAAGCCGTTGATCTAGATGCTAAAGGCGAAGCGGATTCTTGGTTCTACTTAGCTTCACTGGACGAGAACTTCAACCAAGGACCAAAAGCTATTCAGGAATATCAAAAGTATTTGCAACTTGCTCCTAACGGCAATTCAGCTCAATACGCCCGTGAAAGAGTAAAAGCACTGACAGCCAATCCAACTGCTGTCCAACGCATGCAAACATCAAGTGAGAAGGCAAAAGCCGGAGAAGCTAGAGCCTCTTTCGATCACGCCGTCCAATTACAAATAGACGGCAAACTCGACGAAGCTATTGCTGAGTACAAGAAAGCTCTGACAGTCGATGCTAATGATGCTTCCGTTTGGTACAGCATGGCAACTGCGTATCAGGCAAAAGGAGACTTGGATGAAGCTATAAATGCCTACACCAAAGCCATACAGCTGAATCCCAAGGAAGCCAGCTATCGTCAGTATTTGACACAAGTCAAACAATTGAAGGCTGATCCATTTATCAAATCAGCATACGAAAAACAAACAACTGGTAATGACTTAGACGGTGCAATCGCTGATTATTTGAAGGCAATTTCCTTCTACGAAGACGGTAGCTCACACTTCAGTTTGGCTACTGCCTACCAAGGCAAGAATGACTATGCCAAAGCTCTTGCCGAGTACAAGAAAGCCTTGCAGATGGATCCCAAGCAAGTTGAAGCCTACTATTACATGGGTTCAATTTACGAAGCGTTGAATCAACCGGCCTTAGCCGTAGGCGAATACAGAAAATATGTGCAAGTTGCACCAACTGGACAAAACTCAGCTGATGCCAAAGAAAGAATCAAGCAACTAGCTTCGGTGAAGTAA